The following coding sequences are from one Neurospora crassa OR74A linkage group I, whole genome shotgun sequence window:
- a CDS encoding c-myc binding protein, producing the protein MSGKQEGVNIESLSAQQLTAVKQQLDEEVEHLTASYTQLAAAQAKFKECLRIVQTGSSSFDDNKDILVPLTNSLYVKGKLSNPDRVIVDVGTGFYVEKDTKSATDFYDAKVKELGANIQNLEAIVQGKTNNLRVVEEVLRQKVLAQGAGPASAQA; encoded by the exons ATGTCTGGCAAGCAAGAAGGAG TCAACATTGAGAGCCTCAGCGCTCAACAACTTACCGCCGTCAAGCAGCAGCTAGACGAGGAGGTCGAGCACCTGACGGCCTCGTACACGCAGCTAGCTGCGGCGCAGGCCAAGTTCAAAGAGTGCTTGCGAATCGTGCAGACAGGAAGCAGTTCTTTTGATG ACAACAAAGACATCCTCGTGCCCCTCACCAACTCCCTCTACGTCAAGGGCAAGCTCTCCAACCCCGACCGCGTGATCGTCGATGTTGGTACTGGGTTCTACGTCGAAAAG GACACCAAAAGTGCCACTGATTTCTACGATGCCAAGGTCAAGGAACTTGGCGCCAACATTCAGAACTTGGAAGCCATTGTCCAGGGAAAGACTAACAACCTCCGCGTGGTGGAAGAAG TCTTGAGGCAGAAGGTGCTGGCACAAGGAGCTGGACCTGCATCGGCACAGGCATAG